In Mycobacterium sp. ITM-2016-00317, the genomic window GGTAAGGCGTTCGACGCCGCCCGCACCCACCAGTGGGCGGGTTCGGACATCCTCAAAGCCGGCGGGGTCGCGGCGGCGACGCTCCAAGTTGGCACGCGGCGACGACGTTCTTCCACGCCTATGTCGGCGCGATCTGGCCCGCGCTGCTGGTGGCACTGCTGCTCAGCGCCTGCGTGCAGGCGTTCGTTCCGCGCAGTTGGCTGCCCAGGCTGCTCAACCGGTCCAATCCGTTCACCAGTGCGGTCAGCGGCGGCGCGGCCGGCATGCCGTCGATGATGTGTGCGTGCTGCGCAGCGCCCGTGGCCGTGACGTTGCGTCGCGGTGGCGTCAATCAGGCTGCCGCAGTGGCATATTGGCTGGGCAATCCGCTGCTCAACCCGGCGGTGCTGGTCTTCCTTGCCCTAGTCGCGCCGTGGCAGTGGACCGTGACCAGGGTGCTCGTCGGTGTCGCGGCGGTCGTCGGAGGATCGGCGCTCATGGCCGTCGTGGCACGACAGCGCGACACCTCCGTGCCGCCGGAAGTCGTCCCGGCACTCGCCGACACCCGCGGCGAACCAGGACCGGCGGCCCGCTTCGGCATGGCCCTCGTCCGGCTGTGCGTCGTGCTGATCCCGGAGTACCTGGCGATGGTCCTGCTGATCGGTGCCGGACGCGGTTGGCTGCTCACGCTGATCGATCCTTCGAACAGAAGCGTGCTGATCGTCGTGGTCGCGGCGGTACTCGGCACCCTGATGGTCATCCCGACGGCCGGTGAGATCCCCATCCTGCACGGGCTTGCACTGCTCGGCGTCTCGTCGGGCGTGCTGGGTGCACTGCTGATCACGCTGCCGGCCGTCAGCCTCCCCGGTATCGCGATGGTGGCACGCAGCTTCGGCTGGCGCACGACTGCGGCCACCGCAGCCATGATCGTGGTCGCCGGACTGGCGGGCGGCGCGCTGCTCAGCGTCCTCTGAGCACGTCGCTGAAATATTCCTTGACAGGAATATGTCAGCAGCTTAGGTTCAGCGGTGTGCAGTCAACGGTCTTTGCGGCGCTCGGGGAGCCGAGCCGTCTCAGGATGGTCGAGCTGCTGCGCACCGGGCCGCTGTCGGTGGGGGAGATCGCCGAGAAGTTGGACATTCGCCAGCCGCAGGTCAGTAAACACCTTCGGGTACTGGGGGAGTCGGGGATCGTCAGCTATGAGGCACTGGCCCGGCAACGGATCTACCACCTCACCGCCGAGCCGTTCGAGCAGATCGCCGAGTGGATCGGATCCTTCGAAACGCTCTGGGACGTCCGCCTGGACTCGCTGGGCGCCTACCTCGACTCGATCGCCGGAGAAAGGACCGACCATGCCCCAGAAGACGGGTGACAGCGCGGTGACCGCCAAGATCGCCGAGTTGCCGGCCTACCGTGACGTCGCAGCCCGACTGCACAAGGTCATCACAGACGCCGCACCCGAACTCAGACCTCGCCTCTGGTACGGCATGCCGGGCTACGCAAAAACCGACAAAGGGCCGGTGATCTGCTTCTTCCGGGTCGACGCCGATGACTACGTGACGTTCGGGCTCACCGAAAAGGCCAGCCTCTCACCGGATGCGGACGCACCACACAAGCTGATCGGCTCTGCCTGGTTCCTCACCCAACTGGACCCGCCCACCGAGGCCCGTATCACCGAGATCGTCACCCGGGCCGCCAGCTGAAGACAGATTGGACGACACGCGATGCTCTTGCAACTGCTCAAACCCAAGAACCTCAGCTTCGAACGCACCTACCGCGCGCCTGTCGACACGGTGTGGCGGGCGTGGACCGATCCCGAAATGCTCCGGCAGTGGTGGGGTCCGGAGAACACGGTCGTCCCCGAGTGCCGCGTCGATCTGCGCGTCGGGGGTGAGATCTACATCGTCATGGAGGCCGGCGAAGCAATGGGCAAGTACCAGGGCACCCGCTGGCCCATGGCAGGCACGTTCACGCACATCGATACCGGCATCGCGTTGACCTACGACGCGCGCTCGTGGACCGAGGGCGAAGAAGCGGGCTCCACGATCCAGCACACCAACGACGTCACGCTGACCGAGGGCGACGGAACGACCACCGTACGGCTTCGCGTGACCATCACCAAGATCGGCCCGAAGGCGAAGATGGCCGCGTTCGGCATGAAGTGGGGCTACAAGGCCCAGCTCGACAAGCTCGAGAAGTATCTCGCAGCCAGCTGAGAAGGCAGCCCACTAAGAAGGTGCGGGGTCGAGTCGCCCGAAGGCGAAGTACGCGAGCGGACCGACCGGCCGCACCACCGACAACGCCCGCCACAGTGCTTTGGGACCGCGGATCTGCGATGCCGGCCGTCGTGTCAGGTCGACCAGCACGGCCGTGTTCCATCAACGTCAATCTGGACGGTTGCTGCAATCACCGTCCCGCCCAGCGATCCCCCGGCAGCTGCCTGGGTACGGCGACGGCGCAATCTCAGCGCATCGTGTAACGGATTGGTAGGTGCTTGAGCCCACCAACGAAGGTGGTGGCCATCAACTCGGGTTTCCCCGACAACTCAATGTGGTCCAAACGGGGGATCAGCCGACTGAAAAGGCTATTCATCTCCATGCGCGCCAGCGAGGCGCCCAGGCAGAAGTGCACGCCTTTACCGAAGGCGAGGTGTCTGTTCGGGTCGCGGCCGACGTCGAACCGGAACGGATCGTCGAAGACCTCCTCGTCACGGTTGCCGGACACATACGCCAAATACACCGCGTCTCCCTTGGCTATCGGGATTCCGCGAACCATCGTGTCGACGGCGGCGGTCCGCATGAACTCCTTGACCGGCGTGGACCACCGGATCATCTCCTCGACGGCGGTACCAATCAGGCCGGGATCCCGCTGGAGTCGGGCCAACTCGCCGGGGTGTTCGATCAAGGCCAGCAGGCCGCCGCTCATGGCGGCCTTGGTGGTGTCGTGCCCGGCGACGGCCATGAGCAAGTAGTACGACGCGGCGTCGGCGTCCGACAGCAGCGCGCCGTCGATGCGCGCGTTGGCGATCGCCGAGGCCATGTCCCCGGTCGGGGTCCTTCGTCGCGACAGCGTCAGATCGGAGAAGTACTGGAAGAAGTCCGTGATGACCGACTTCCGTCCTTGAGGATTGTCGATGCGTCTGTACTCGGCATCGTCGCCACCGACCATCTCCTTGGTGAGGCGAAGAATGTGGGCGAAGTCGCGCTCGGGGATACCGAGCAGCGACATGATCACGTAGAGAGGGAAATTGGCCGCGATGTCGGTGACGAAGTCGCATTCCGTGCCGATATCATGCATGCGGTCGACGTAACGTGCAGCTAGTGCGTCGACACGTTCCTCGAGGTCACGCAGTGCCTTGGGGCGGAACCAGTCGGCGGCGATCGCCCGCATCTTGCGATGGCTCCGGCCGTCCATACGCATCAGCGTGCGAAGACCGGTACCCGCCTCAAGGTCAGCTTGGGCGAGATCGTCCTCCCACGCGACGGCCAGTACGGCACGGGACGCGGAGATGAAGAGGTCGCTGTCGCGCTCGATGCCACTGATGTCAGCGTGTTTCGTGATCGCCCAGAACGGTCGGTAGGGCGCCTTGTCGACCCAAGCCACGGGGTGCTTGTCCCGCAGGTGGGTCAGCGCCGCGTGTAGGCGGTCCTCGTCGGTGTACGCCATGGGATCTGCGAAGACGTCGGCGGCGGTGTCAGTCGGACGACTGTTCATCTGAACTCCTTTTCGAAGTGGTCACTCTGGTTGTGCATCGGGCGCCACGCGGCCCTGGCCTGGCGCAGTTCTGCCGCGACGGTCAGGCGTAGATCGCTTTGACGTGCATGTAGTTGTCCATTGCGGTAGAACCCAACTCACGGCCAATTCCACTGCTGCGCACGCCACCGAACGGTGCTCCGATATCGGGTTGGTAGCGGTTGATGCCGACGGTGCCGGTGCGGATCCGGCGGGCGATGGGCTTGCCTCGGTCTGGATCGGAGGTCCAAACGGTCCCACCGAGCCCGTAGGCCGAATTGTTGGCGATGCGCACTGCGTCGTCGGTGTCGGTATAACCGATGACCGACAGGACCGGCCCGAAGATCTCCTCCTGCGCAATCGTGGCGCCATTGTCCACATCGGCGAAAAGTGTTGGCTCGACGAACCATCCGGTGTCGTGCCGTGCAGCGTTTCCGCCTACGACGCAGCGCGCCCCTTCGTGTATGCCCTTTTTGATATAGCGCTGGACGCGGTCTCGGTGTGCGCTGGAAACCATGGGGCCGATCTGAGTAGCGGGATCGAGTGCGTCTCCCACGCGAAGCGACGAGACCAAGGCGGCAAGAGTGTCGACGACCTCGGAATAACGACTTTCGGGGGCCAGGATCCGCGTGCTCAAGAAGCAGGTTTGACCGTTGTTCAGCAGCGTCGCCTCGAAGAGTCGCTCGCCGATGACCGAAAGGTCGAGGTCGGCATCATCGAGGATGATCGCTGCCGATTTCCCACCCAGTTCCAGAGTTACCGGGCGGAAGAGCCGACCACATACCTCAGCGATCTGGCGTCCGATCTCTGTCGAGCCCGTGAATGCCACCTTGTCGACCCCGGGATGTTCGACGAGGTGAGCACTGGCCTCGGCGCCACCACCCACGATGTTGACCACACCCGGTGGAATAGCAGTTGCCGAAACGGCTTCGGCGAAGGTGTAGCTGTCTAGCAGCGTCTGAGGGGAAGGTTTGAGCACCACGGTGCAACCCGCGGCAAGCGCTGGAGCGTATTTGAACGAGGCGAGGGATTGAGGATAATTCCACGGCACGATGGCTGCCACCACCCCCATTGGTTCTCTCCGGATCAACGTCGTGCCGTTCATCAGGTGAGGCTGCTCGGATTCGAACTGGGTATCGCGAAGAATCCCTGCGTAATAGCGCAGAACCAGAGCAGGCGTGACCGCTTCTACATTGCGTGAGAACGCGATCGGCATCCCGTTCTGCGACGAGACACGGCACGAAAGTTCATCGGCCCGGGCCGTCAGTTCGTCGGCCAACTGCTCGAGAGCGGCGGCTCGCCTCGCCGGTTCCCAGTTGGGCCACCCATGAGCATCGTCGAACGCGGCACGAGCGGAGGCAACCGCGGCGTCCACGTCACGCGGCTCCGCGGAGGGCACCACGCCCACGACTTCCTCCGTGCTGGGCGACACCAGTGCGATGGTCTCATTGGACGCAGGCTTCATCCATCTACCGTCGATGAAAAGCGAATCGTAGAAATACACTCTTGCTCCATTCATGGAAACGGGACAGAACCGGGATGTTTCCGGTGAATCCCTGCGGACAGCGACAGGCGACGCTCGGAGTGGATCTGAGGGACCCTCCGCATAAGCGAGTGTCGCCGCGACTCGATGTATTACCGCGGCGCGCATTCCCGCACAACGAAGTCCGACACCCGCAGATGAGCGACGGGTGAGAAAAGGACCGTTTTCGCCTGACGTCGTAAGATCCGCAGAGCCGTGACCGCAAAGGGTTCGGACCCCGATCTTTCAGGGCTCACAGACCCACAGCGATCTCACGGGGCCGAAGGGCAGCGATGCCGTGGTCACCGGTCTGTCCTTCCTCCGGTTTTCGTCTCATCGCGGACTCGAATACGAGCGCCCGGCTTCCCTAACGAGCGCGACGGCTCAAGACGTGTTCCGGCACGCGTGACCCGATGAACGGGGTGCGGCGACCGCTTACCCGATTCGACAACTCGCGCTGACGACGCCGGCAGTGAGGGGGCCGGCACGTGCGCCGAGCTTGAAACGAAACAGGAGAACTCGAATGGACAGCGCCAATCATTCCGTTGACATGGCAGGCGGGGGAGAACAGGACGCCGCGGCGTCAAACACACCGACGGTTCAGGATTGGAGCCGAGGCTCGGCGGAGCTGCGCTTCGCCGCCGAAGCCCTCCCCGTACGCGAGGACCTTCGGCGGATTGCCCTCCGCTACACCAGGAACGCACATGACGCGGAGGACCTCATCCAGGAGACTTACCTCAGGGCGTGGACACACTTCACATCGTTCGAATCCGGAACAAACGTCCGGGCCTGGATGGCGCGCATCATGGGGCACATTTGGATCGACATGCATCGACGAGCCACCCGGCGGCCGCAGGAAACGCTGTTCGAATCCTGGGACGGGCATGCGGCTCACAGTATGGACGTTGCGCAATCGGCAGAAGCGGTCGCACTACAGCGCCAAGGGGACGATTCGCTCAAGGAGTGCATTGCGCGGCTACCGAAGAGCTTTCAGGCGGTCGTCTTCTACGCGGATGTCTGCCAATTCCCCATCAGCGAAATCGCCGCGATCGAGCGCATTCCGGTCGGTACAGCGACGTCGCGTCTTTATCGGGCGCGCCGACGGCTACGCTCGCAACTCACCTCGAATGGGGAGGTCATCGTTGCCGATGTGCACGGCGGCACCCACGGAGATGAGGGCGCGGCGCCGAGCCGCCAAGTGGGGGTACAGACCACATCCGGTCCGACGGAAGGGACTACAGCTGTCACCCGGCGCCACTGACGGTCTTCGTCGCTCGGCGCGGGGTTGCCACCGTCCCGCGGCAGCACAGGCTCGACTTCCGGTGAGTGCGCCGCGATGAGGCTCGATCGGGCTAAGCAGCGTCGGCGTCCACTCCGCCGAAGAACACTGCACCGACAACTGGTTGACCCGCCCCGGACGTCGGCCTCAACGTCGCGGGGCGGGTTGCCCTCAGCTACGGTTCACAGCCCGTGCGCGTCTTTGAGCAGTTCAGCTGCGCGCTCGCCGATGACCACACAAGGTGCCATGGTATTTCCGGTGGTGATGCGGGGCATGATCGAGCCATCGGCGATGCGCAGGCGGTCCACTCCATACACCCGCAATTGGCCGTCGACCACCGACATCTCGTCGCGGCCCATCTTGGCGGTGCACGTCTGGTGCCAGTACGTAGAGGCGGCGTCCCGGATGAACCTTTCGAGTTCCCGGCCCTTCAATTTGCCTGGCTTCACTTCGCGTTTCACGAACGGACGTAGCGGGGCAGCGTAGGCGATCTCGCGGGATAGTTCCACGCCGGCCACCGCGGCGGCCATGTCCGCGGGAGCGGACAACATATTGGGGTCGATGCGAACAGGGTCGGTCGGATCAGCGCCGGTCAACCGCACGCTCCCTCGGCTCTCCGGTCGTACAACACCTGTGCCTAATGTCCACCCATTCTCGGGGAGACCGAATCGGGCGGCGGCTTCCGGACTGGCGATTGGACGCTCCACCTGGCACGTCTGGATATCTGGCGTGTCGAGACCCGGATCGCTCTTCCAGAAGAAGACGGCCTCTCCTGCGTTATTGCGGGGAACCATCGGTTGCGGCGACTCCCATACTGAAGCCACGGCAGGATGGTCCTGCATGTTCCGGCCCACGCCGGGAAGATGGCGAGTGGGTGTGATGCCGACACGACTCAGTTCGGGACAATCACCGATGCCGGAGAGCATCAACACCTTTGGCGTCTGGATCGCGCCGAGAGACAGTACAACCTCCGAACCGGCACGGATCCGGTGCGTCGCGCCTCGGTAGAGGAACTCCACCCCGGTTGCACAACTACCTTCCAATGTCACCCGAGTCACGAGGGCATGGGTCAGCACGGTGAGGTTGTGCCGGTCCATGTACGGGTAGGTGTAGGAGCGGAATACCGATTGCCGCACGCCGTCACAAACGCGAATCTCAGCGAGCGACGCTCCACCCCCACCCTCCATAATCCTCCCGTTCTGGCTGTCGAAGGTTGGCAGCCCCACAGCGGCTGCCGCAGCCACAAGCGCGGGAGCTACCGGGTGTGGGTCCGGTGCCGGCTGTACGTAGACGACGCCGCCGGTACCGCGACGTTCCGGATCAGGCGCGCCGCGCCAATCTTCGATCCGACGATAGATGTCGAGCACCGCATCGTATCCCCAGGCGTCGTCGTCGGCCTCAGAGGCGAAGTAGTCCCAGTCGTTCTTGTGACCACGTGCCCACATCATCACGTTGATACTCGAGCCGCCACCAAGAACCTTGCCCATGTTCATCGGAATCGACCGACCGTTGAGGTTCGGGTTGGGTTCGGCGGCATAGTTCCAGTCCGTCGCGCCGCCGATGTTCAGCGGCCACAGATGCGGCTGCAAGACAGACTCCAGGTCATCGTCGGGGCCGGCCTCGAGTAGCAACACATTCACCGCGGGATTCTCGGCGAGGCGACGGGCCACCACCGATCCCGAAGACCCTGATCCACAGACGATAAAGTCGTACTGCGTCTTCAATGCGGAACGCAGTCTGTCCTGATTGATTCGGATCCGCTGCGCCAATCCGCGATCCGCGGAACCGGCGCTGTCATCGAAGATCTCGCGTTCCGATGTCCAGCCACCCGCTACCGGGTCTTCTGTACCTCTGTTGTCAGCCATACCGTTTGACTCCTCGCGATAGAGCTCTCTCGACGCTGTCATGACGATTCCGTAATAGGCTCTGCCACTTGCGGTTTAACCAGGTCGTCTGACTTCTTGGCGTCCTCGACTGTTACGTTCTTACCGACCGCACCGGTCACCCCGTTGCGGTGCCCCGGTGCCTCCTGCGAGCGTGATCACCACCAGAGGAACGATCAGGCGATCCCAGTTGCACCACTTTCAGTTCGGTGAGGTCTTTGACCTGGCGCGCGCCGTTGCGGTCGCCGGGCACAACCAGACGGGGCTGTTCAAGTGGCGTGCCGTCCTCGGCCCAGGCAATGAGCGCTGGTGACGGCGTGCCCTCCGAGAGGACCTCGGTCCATGCGAGTGTCGCGGCGTAGCCGTCCGCGCCGGTTGCCACGATTGCAATGGTCAAGAACGGATGTGATTGGCCATCGACGCCGCGCGGATTGGCCGTGAACAGCAACGACTCCACGGTCGCGCCGATGTAGACATGGCGCTGTGTACCGCCCTCAGCCGCGACTGCGACCGGTTGCGTGTGATGCTGGAAACTCTGGAGGGTGGCAACACTGACCGTCATGGGCGTGTAGACGTCGCCGAATATCCGCACCTCGCCGGAAGCTCGGGCGGCTGGGCGCACGGGAGAGTCCGCGCCATTCGCCCCAGCGCATCCGACGACAAGCGCGAACGCCGTCAGCAGTATCGGCAAATGCCTGCGAGGGCGCCTTGTTTTCAACCGGGTGACCTCCCGCACCGCGGGCCTCACGACGCAGCCGGCAACGCGACGATCCGCAGGCGGGGCAGTTCTATCAGAAAACATTTCGCTCCAGTTCTTGAGTGATCAGACAGTCGGAGGCGTCTCCCCTCGGCCCCGGACTGTGGCGACGAATCCTTTCGGCGGACAGCAGGACTTATTTCAAGTGGGTTCGGCCTGTCCTGGCTCAGTGTCGCCGGCGGTCGATGTATTACCGTCGCCCCGGGCCGCACCACCGCACCGTTGCCGTTGACACGCATCCGCCGCGCCAATATATTGCATATGGCGGTGCTCAAGGATCTGAAAGATCGAAAGCTCGGTTTCGATCAGCGCAGGGCGCACCTTGGCTTCTGACGCGGCGAGCATCAATCGGTAGTTCGGCACCCGCGTGCAACGCCCACAGAGGAGGCGAAGGCGTGAGAAGCGAAGAGGTCCAGGGGAATGAGTAGCCGTCCGCCTACAGGAGACCGCGACGACGACTCAGTGAAATGGTTGCAACAGCTCCTGGACCAGGGCTGCCCCGGGCACCGCTGCGCCGTGACACGCATGCACGAGTTCTTGTTCAAAGCCGCCCGTCGCGAGCTCTACCGCAGAAGTGGGACCTTCACCGGCAAGGAGGTCAATGACCTCGCCCTTCAGGTGGCAGCGGACGCGCTGTTGGCGGTGTTGGCGAAGCTGCCCAGCTTCCGAGGCGAAAGTCAGCTCACCACTTGGGCATACAGGTTTGCAGCCCTCGAGTTGTCAAACAAGCTCAAGTGCCGCCGTCGCCATTCGTGGACTCTCCGCGCGCCGATGGACCATGACGACTGGGACAACTTTCCCGACCGAGTTCACCACAGCCCGAGCCGTCACGCGGAGGCTCGCGAGATGCTGACAGCGGTGACCCAGGCGGTGACAACCGTGCTCACAGAACGGCAGCGGGACGTGTTCATCGAAACCGTAGTCGAGGGAAACCCGCCTAATGACGTCGCCGACAAGTACGGAATCTCACGAAACACGCTTTACAAGAGCATTTTCGACTCCCGCCGTAAGATCCGCAGATTCCTGGCAGCAAACGGGTTCGACGCCGATGGTCCAGCGCTGACCGACTCACGATGAGCTCGCTGCGGCATCCGCCGTGCCGGTGAGGCCGCACGAGGGCCGCCATGGTTCACCAGGGTCTATTTTGCGAGATAATCGTGCACTGTCCCTCTCCATCCCAGCATGAAGTCCATGTGGGTGAATGTTGCGCTCAGAACTTCCTTGATGTGCAGGACCCGTCCCGTATCAAGAGTTATCCGGTTATCCGCGAAAGTGATGTTTGCGCCCCGGCAGTCGTGCACGTGGTAGTCGTCCGCCGTTTCGAGCGGTTGGCCCGCTAGCTGCAATACGTCCCATCCCGAGCCGTCGGCCTTCGGAATCGCCTTGAGGACGAAGGCGACCTCCTCGACCATTCGGGCCAAGGCGGATGGTTCAGCCGGCGCGCCGCGCTTGTCGACGTCGACGTCGACGACGACGACCCCATGACGCATGACCTTGATCGCCACCGCGTGGTCGAAGTCGCCATCGACAGTGAACTCGGCTTCTCGTTTGGGCATTCCCAGGAGATGGTGCCCCGCCATGATGGGAGAAACTGCGCTCTCTGGTGTGCTGCTGCCAAGGAACATCTGGATTACGTAGTGGCCGGAGACCTCCCGAGCTGATGTTCTCAGCGTCGCCGGCATCCCGATGGTGAGCTCGTTGTAGGGCCTGATGTTGCTTTCGGGCGCCGCGAACTTGTTGAAACCGACGGTCACGACATCTTCGAAGCCAGGTAGCGGGTAGAGGTCTTGGGGCAGGATGCCCTCTAGGTCGCGTGGGTCGACGCGAATCGACGCGGTATACATGCGTGCGTCTTGGAACATGTAGGGCGGCAGTGGATACGCTGATGTGACCTCAGCGGGAATTTGAACTTGCGTTTCACCGTGCGTCTTCTCCTGCAACACTTTCATCTCTTCTCAGTCGATGTCTTGATTGGGCCGCCGGCCCCTGGCCGACACGCTGGTCAAGTGGTGCGACCGGCTTTCCCATGCGAGCCCCCACGCGCGCGCATGAGAGGTCCACCCTCGATCAGCATGTTTTTCGATTGAGCATTGCTGCGGCCAGTGGGTTCGGTAAGCCGCCGCTCCGGCTTCTCGTGTGGGAGTAGCCGTACAAGTCAGTGTGGCCGGTTCGTGATGTCTTACTTCATGTCGGGTGTGCCAACAGAACGCCGAACCTGCTGGCCGCGTTCGGCATCAAGCAGTCTTGCAAGGAGCAGTTCGACGGCACTTCTCTACCACCTTCAGCGGTCACAGGTGTGCGCGGGGGCGGGCGCCGTCCAGGAACAGACGAGGTCTCCGGCGTCCACCGCGGCGGAGAAGACGGCCACCACGGGATCGAGGACCCGGCTGACGTAGAGCTGCGAGACGTGATCTCTGGCTGAGTCGCTCACGTGGTCCAACGCGTCGTAGACGCCTTGCTCGAGCGAGACGGTCGACTGTGCGTACTCGCCGCATGCGCGCGCCAGCGCGCCAAGCCGCGTTTCGAGCGGCCCGTCGGTGTCGACGGCGTCCTGCACGCGACGGTGAAGCGCGTCGATGTAGCGCTCGGCGACCGCCACGTAGAGGCGTTGTGGGTACCGAGTCAGCCAACCCACTGGTAGGTAGCCCGGTCAATCCGATGAGTTCACCGGCCCACCGCAGTCAGAATGAGGGTCACCGGGATCGCCAACGGATCGGAGAAGCTGTGCCCAGAACAAATCTTTCGATGTCGATCTCCGCCGACGGCTATGTGGCAGGGCCCGAGCAAAGCGCAGACCAGCCCCTCGGCGTCGGCGGG contains:
- a CDS encoding acetoacetate decarboxylase family protein, which gives rise to MKVLQEKTHGETQVQIPAEVTSAYPLPPYMFQDARMYTASIRVDPRDLEGILPQDLYPLPGFEDVVTVGFNKFAAPESNIRPYNELTIGMPATLRTSAREVSGHYVIQMFLGSSTPESAVSPIMAGHHLLGMPKREAEFTVDGDFDHAVAIKVMRHGVVVVDVDVDKRGAPAEPSALARMVEEVAFVLKAIPKADGSGWDVLQLAGQPLETADDYHVHDCRGANITFADNRITLDTGRVLHIKEVLSATFTHMDFMLGWRGTVHDYLAK
- a CDS encoding SRPBCC domain-containing protein translates to MLLQLLKPKNLSFERTYRAPVDTVWRAWTDPEMLRQWWGPENTVVPECRVDLRVGGEIYIVMEAGEAMGKYQGTRWPMAGTFTHIDTGIALTYDARSWTEGEEAGSTIQHTNDVTLTEGDGTTTVRLRVTITKIGPKAKMAAFGMKWGYKAQLDKLEKYLAAS
- a CDS encoding RNA polymerase sigma factor, whose amino-acid sequence is MHEFLFKAARRELYRRSGTFTGKEVNDLALQVAADALLAVLAKLPSFRGESQLTTWAYRFAALELSNKLKCRRRHSWTLRAPMDHDDWDNFPDRVHHSPSRHAEAREMLTAVTQAVTTVLTERQRDVFIETVVEGNPPNDVADKYGISRNTLYKSIFDSRRKIRRFLAANGFDADGPALTDSR
- a CDS encoding aldehyde dehydrogenase, which encodes MYFYDSLFIDGRWMKPASNETIALVSPSTEEVVGVVPSAEPRDVDAAVASARAAFDDAHGWPNWEPARRAAALEQLADELTARADELSCRVSSQNGMPIAFSRNVEAVTPALVLRYYAGILRDTQFESEQPHLMNGTTLIRREPMGVVAAIVPWNYPQSLASFKYAPALAAGCTVVLKPSPQTLLDSYTFAEAVSATAIPPGVVNIVGGGAEASAHLVEHPGVDKVAFTGSTEIGRQIAEVCGRLFRPVTLELGGKSAAIILDDADLDLSVIGERLFEATLLNNGQTCFLSTRILAPESRYSEVVDTLAALVSSLRVGDALDPATQIGPMVSSAHRDRVQRYIKKGIHEGARCVVGGNAARHDTGWFVEPTLFADVDNGATIAQEEIFGPVLSVIGYTDTDDAVRIANNSAYGLGGTVWTSDPDRGKPIARRIRTGTVGINRYQPDIGAPFGGVRSSGIGRELGSTAMDNYMHVKAIYA
- a CDS encoding PLDc N-terminal domain-containing protein translates to MLVDLTRRPASQIRGPKALWRALSVVRPVGPLAYFAFGRLDPAPS
- a CDS encoding molybdopterin-dependent oxidoreductase; this translates as MRIFGDVYTPMTVSVATLQSFQHHTQPVAVAAEGGTQRHVYIGATVESLLFTANPRGVDGQSHPFLTIAIVATGADGYAATLAWTEVLSEGTPSPALIAWAEDGTPLEQPRLVVPGDRNGARQVKDLTELKVVQLGSPDRSSGGDHARRRHRGTATG
- a CDS encoding permease: MGGFGHPQSRRGRGGDAPSWHAATTFFHAYVGAIWPALLVALLLSACVQAFVPRSWLPRLLNRSNPFTSAVSGGAAGMPSMMCACCAAPVAVTLRRGGVNQAAAVAYWLGNPLLNPAVLVFLALVAPWQWTVTRVLVGVAAVVGGSALMAVVARQRDTSVPPEVVPALADTRGEPGPAARFGMALVRLCVVLIPEYLAMVLLIGAGRGWLLTLIDPSNRSVLIVVVAAVLGTLMVIPTAGEIPILHGLALLGVSSGVLGALLITLPAVSLPGIAMVARSFGWRTTAATAAMIVVAGLAGGALLSVL
- a CDS encoding sigma-70 family RNA polymerase sigma factor, translating into MDSANHSVDMAGGGEQDAAASNTPTVQDWSRGSAELRFAAEALPVREDLRRIALRYTRNAHDAEDLIQETYLRAWTHFTSFESGTNVRAWMARIMGHIWIDMHRRATRRPQETLFESWDGHAAHSMDVAQSAEAVALQRQGDDSLKECIARLPKSFQAVVFYADVCQFPISEIAAIERIPVGTATSRLYRARRRLRSQLTSNGEVIVADVHGGTHGDEGAAPSRQVGVQTTSGPTEGTTAVTRRH
- a CDS encoding GMC family oxidoreductase — protein: MADNRGTEDPVAGGWTSEREIFDDSAGSADRGLAQRIRINQDRLRSALKTQYDFIVCGSGSSGSVVARRLAENPAVNVLLLEAGPDDDLESVLQPHLWPLNIGGATDWNYAAEPNPNLNGRSIPMNMGKVLGGGSSINVMMWARGHKNDWDYFASEADDDAWGYDAVLDIYRRIEDWRGAPDPERRGTGGVVYVQPAPDPHPVAPALVAAAAAVGLPTFDSQNGRIMEGGGGASLAEIRVCDGVRQSVFRSYTYPYMDRHNLTVLTHALVTRVTLEGSCATGVEFLYRGATHRIRAGSEVVLSLGAIQTPKVLMLSGIGDCPELSRVGITPTRHLPGVGRNMQDHPAVASVWESPQPMVPRNNAGEAVFFWKSDPGLDTPDIQTCQVERPIASPEAAARFGLPENGWTLGTGVVRPESRGSVRLTGADPTDPVRIDPNMLSAPADMAAAVAGVELSREIAYAAPLRPFVKREVKPGKLKGRELERFIRDAASTYWHQTCTAKMGRDEMSVVDGQLRVYGVDRLRIADGSIMPRITTGNTMAPCVVIGERAAELLKDAHGL
- a CDS encoding metalloregulator ArsR/SmtB family transcription factor; this encodes MQSTVFAALGEPSRLRMVELLRTGPLSVGEIAEKLDIRQPQVSKHLRVLGESGIVSYEALARQRIYHLTAEPFEQIAEWIGSFETLWDVRLDSLGAYLDSIAGERTDHAPEDG
- a CDS encoding cytochrome P450 → MNSRPTDTAADVFADPMAYTDEDRLHAALTHLRDKHPVAWVDKAPYRPFWAITKHADISGIERDSDLFISASRAVLAVAWEDDLAQADLEAGTGLRTLMRMDGRSHRKMRAIAADWFRPKALRDLEERVDALAARYVDRMHDIGTECDFVTDIAANFPLYVIMSLLGIPERDFAHILRLTKEMVGGDDAEYRRIDNPQGRKSVITDFFQYFSDLTLSRRRTPTGDMASAIANARIDGALLSDADAASYYLLMAVAGHDTTKAAMSGGLLALIEHPGELARLQRDPGLIGTAVEEMIRWSTPVKEFMRTAAVDTMVRGIPIAKGDAVYLAYVSGNRDEEVFDDPFRFDVGRDPNRHLAFGKGVHFCLGASLARMEMNSLFSRLIPRLDHIELSGKPELMATTFVGGLKHLPIRYTMR
- a CDS encoding DUF1801 domain-containing protein; this translates as MPQKTGDSAVTAKIAELPAYRDVAARLHKVITDAAPELRPRLWYGMPGYAKTDKGPVICFFRVDADDYVTFGLTEKASLSPDADAPHKLIGSAWFLTQLDPPTEARITEIVTRAAS